The Ignavibacteriales bacterium sequence TTGGGTGCGCAAAACTTGTTGTATTTGCAAATGCTGTTGAGGATAATCCATTTGTTGCCGGTGCGTTCCACGGAGTAAGCGAACCGGAGATTGTTCTCAATGTCGGTATCAGCGGTCCAGGTGTAGTTCTAGAAGCAATTAAAGAAGCGGGCCAAGTAGATTTACAGCAATTATCTGAAGTAATCAAAAGAACAATTTTCAAGATTACCCGTGCCGGTGAGCTAATTGGTAGAAAAGTTGCCGAAAAGCATGGTATCCCATTTGGAATTGTTGATATTTCATTAGCTCCAACTCCCGCCGAAGGAGATAGTATCGGAGATATTTTGATTGCGATGGGTGTCGAAGATGTTGGCGCACCCGGAACAACTGCAGCTCTGGCTATGTTGAATGATTCAGTTAAGAAAGCCGGATTGATGGCTAGTTCGTCTGTAGGCGGCATGAGCGGTGCCTTTATACCGGTTAGTGAGGATATGGGAATGATACGCGCTGTACAAGCAGGAAATCTATCTCTGGAAAAATTAGAAGCAATGACTGCAGTCTGTTCGGTTGGTCTAGATATGATTGCTGTACCGGGTGATACAGCCGCGACTACAATTGCCGGAATAATAGCTGATGAAGCAGCAATCGGAATTATTAATGATAAAACGACAGCAGTAAGAATTATTCCCGCGTACGGTAAGAAAGTTGGTGATATGGTTGATTACGGCGGATTACTTGGAAAAGCTCCTATAATGGAAGTAAGAACTATTAGCAGTGCCGGATTTGTAGGACGCGGCGGAAGAATTCCGGCTCCTATGAGAAGTTTAACAAATTAGATAAGAATCATCGGCTTTCCGTTATTAGTTAAAAAATTACAATATATTGTTAACTGTAAACTCTACACTTTTTAATAAAGGAGGATAAATGAGCAAAGGTCTAAAGATCGGATTGGGGATTGCTGGTGGATTAATCATTATTGTTTTTTTAATCATATCATGGGGAACCGGTAAATACAATAGCTTTGTTGGATTGAACGAAAGTGTTAAGTCTGCATGGGGTCAGGTTGAAAATGTTTATCAACGAAGAGCTGATCTAGTTCCAAATTTAGTTGCTAC is a genomic window containing:
- a CDS encoding PFL family protein is translated as MPYEFEEILETIRMTEIEHFDIRTVTMGISLRDCYDRNIEVTKQKIYDKILRFGSQHVKLAREVEAQYGISIANKRVSVTPISIPFDACNMEEFIEIAKTLDQAAEEIGIDYIAGYSALVQKGMTNGESELIKSIPFALSQTKRVCSSVNIGSTKAGINMDAVNMMSEVIKLTAEKTKDHDSIGCAKLVVFANAVEDNPFVAGAFHGVSEPEIVLNVGISGPGVVLEAIKEAGQVDLQQLSEVIKRTIFKITRAGELIGRKVAEKHGIPFGIVDISLAPTPAEGDSIGDILIAMGVEDVGAPGTTAALAMLNDSVKKAGLMASSSVGGMSGAFIPVSEDMGMIRAVQAGNLSLEKLEAMTAVCSVGLDMIAVPGDTAATTIAGIIADEAAIGIINDKTTAVRIIPAYGKKVGDMVDYGGLLGKAPIMEVRTISSAGFVGRGGRIPAPMRSLTN